The Natronomonas salsuginis genomic sequence CGGTTTCGAAGTGGCCGACGGCGTGGTTCGAGGAGGCGAAGACGAACTTCTCGACGCCCGCCTCGACGGCGGCCTCGTAGAGGACCTTCGTCCCGTGAATGTTGTTCTCGAGGACCGAGTCCCACGGGGCGTCGCGTCGAGGATCGCCGGCCAGGTGGACCACTGCACCCACGTCCTCGCAGGCCTCGGCGACGAGCTCCTCGTCGCTCACGTCGCCGACGAGGTAGGGGTGGTCCGGCTCGAACGGCGGCGGGTTGTGAAACAGGTAGCGCCAGTCATACTCGTCGGCCAACCCCTCGCGGATCGCCGTCCCGACCGATCCCTTGGCCCCGGTGAGCAGTACGGTCTCGTCCATTTGGCTACGAAGAGGCGGCAGCCGGGTAAGAAACGTGCGGTTCCGGCCGGTGGGCCGTTCGGACGCGGCCGCCGCCGATGTCCGGCGTCGACTCGCGGGAAACCTTCTTTGCCGTCGTGTGCGACGTGTGGGGTATGTTCAAGGGGTTTCGCGTCGGCTCGATCGCTGGGATTCCGATCAGACTCGATGTCACGCTCCTCTTGATCCTCCCGGTGTTGGCGTACCTCATCGGCAACGCGATGGCCGAGGTTGTCGACGCGCTCAACGCCGGCCTCGAGGCGGGGCTCGACGCCGCGGTGTTGACCGAGGGGCTGGTGCCGTGGGGACTCGGCCTCGCCGCCGCGATTGGTCTGTTCGTCTGCGTACTCTTACACGAGTTGGGCCACGCCGCCGTCGCTCGGCGCTACGGCTACGAGATCGAGTCGATCACGCTGTGGCTGCTCGGCGGCATCGCGAGGACCGAAGAACAGCCCCGCCGCTGGAACCACGAGCTGTGGATCGCGCTGGCCGGCCCGGTCGTCAGCGTCGCCCTCGGTGTCGGGTGTTTCTTCGCCTTCGAGGCGGTCCTGTCCGACCCCGTCCGGTTCGTGTTGGGGTATCTCGCGGTCTTGAACGTCGTGCTCGCGGGCTTCAACATGATCCCGGCGTTTCCGCTCGACGGCGGCCGGGTGCTCAGAGCGCTGCTCGGACGGACGCGGACCCACGCGGCGGCGACCGAACGCGCCGTCGGGATCGGGAAGTTCTTAGCGATCGTGCTGGGACTGTTCGGCGTCCTCGCGTTCAACCCCTTTCTCGTCGCCGTCGCATTCTTCGTCTACATCGCGGCGGCCGCCGAGGGTCGACAGACGGCGATCGAGGCGACGTTCGAGGGCGTCCGGGTGCGCGACGTGATGACGCCAGTCGCACAGATCCGAACCGTCGAGCCGACGCACTCGCTCGCCGACGTGCTCGATCGGATGTTCAGCGAGCGCCACACCGGGTATCCGGTGTTGGACGATGGGGTACTCGTCGGGATCGTGACGCTCGACGACATCCGCGACGTCGATCCAGACTCGCGGGCGATGGTGACCGTTGGCGAGACGATGAGCGCCAAGCTGGAGACGGTCGCGCCCGACGCCGAGGCGATGGATGCGATGCGACGGATCGGGTCGAGCGACGTCGGCCGACTGCCGGTCGTCGACGACGACGGCGCGCTCGTCGGGCTCGTGACCCGCTCGGATCTCGTCACGGCGATGAACGTCATCCGCGAACGTCGGTCGGCCGGTGCGGCAGACGCCGCCGCGAAGTAGGGCGGACGGTCCTCCGCCGCCGCCATCGCTGCCGCTGCGGAGCCCTCACCGCCAGTGTTTGAAGATGAGCCGCTTGATGTCGTCTTTCGTCCGGACTCCGGTCGTCGAGCCGTCCGGCAGATCGACTTCGTAGGGCTCTTCGCCGCCGGACTCTCGCCAGCGGTCGTCGTGGGCGTCGAGCAGGCTCATCGCCTGCTGGAGCGTGTCCTCTGGCGATTCGGTCCCGTCGCGCTCCTCGCCGGCATTCCCGTCACCGGCGTCGGCTCCATCCGCCGACTTGCCCGCTCGGTCCTCCACGGTGGCCGCCGCCGCGGCGATGTCGATCGCCTGCTCGCGACCGATCCCCTCGACATCGGCGAGCGCTTCCGGATCGGCGTCTCGAACCGCCTCGATGGATCTGAACCCGGCTGCCGCGAGCGATGTCGCGGTCACCTCGCCGACGCCGTCGATCCCCGTCAACGTCTCGACCGTCGCGTCCGCCGGCTTCGCGTCACCCTCGGCCGCATCGGCGTCCGGCGGCGTATACGTGTCCAGCAGGTACTCTAGCGCGTCCGCGGGTCGAACGGTTCCGTACTCGCCGACGTAGACGGCTTCGAGCTCCGCAGCGATATCGTCGAGCCGTTCGAGTTGCGCGTCGGAGACAGAGAGCTCGGGCATACCCCAGATGGGCGCGCCCGCCGTCAATAAGCTATCGGGCGGCTCGATCGGTGATGCGTCGATTTATCCGAAGGGCCGCCCTGACGGGCGTATGGACGAACGGGACTCGGCGTCCGCGAACCGATCGGATGCACGGATCGACGCCGCCGCGTCCGACGACCCCAGGCCGGGCCTCATCAGCGTCCGCAGCGGTCTGATCGGGCTGGGGCTCATCTGGCTCACCGCAGTGTCGGCCATCGCCGCGGTCGGCGCTGCCGCGTACGGCGTGACGACGTCAGCCGTCTATCTGCTCGTGGCAGTCGTCGCCGCCGCCGTCGCGGTCGCCGCCGGTGCCGCCTCGCTCGCTCAGTTCGGCTACCGGTGATGAAATTCAGGTAGTAATAACTAAATTTTTATTGTACTAGTGGGTGGGTGCGTCCATGCAACGCTGGCTCCTCGTGCTTCTCGCCGGACTCCTCGTGTGCGCGTCGGTCGCCCCCGTCAGCGGGGTTCCAACCGCGAACGAGCCGTTCTCACCCGGGCAATCGCTCACCGCGGATCAGTGTACCTTCCCCTTCGAAACGACCGACGGGACCGGAACCACGGTGAACCTCTCGGAGGAACCCGAGCGCGTCGTCACGCTAAACCCGAGCACAGCCCAGACCATGTGGGAGATCGGGGCCGAGGAGAAGGTCGTCGGACTCACGAAACACGCGATGAACCTCGATGGAGCCGAGAAACGGACGAACATCTCGACCGACGGACAGACGATCAACCCCGAAGCGGTCGTGGCACTCGAACCGGATCTCGTGCTCGCGCCGAGTTCACAGATGGTCACAGAGGAGTTGGTCGAGGTCCTCCGCAACGCCGGTCTCACGGTTTACTACTACCCCTCCGCAGAGTCGATCGACGACGTGCGGGAGCGGACCCGCCTCACCGGCCAACTTGTCGGCGAGTGTGAGGGCGCGGCCGAGACCGTCGCGTGGATGGACGAAGAACTGGCCGTCGTCGAGGCGGCGGTCGACGGTCACGAGCGCCCCGACGTCCTCTACACGTTCTTCGGGTACACCGCCGGCTCGGACACCTTCATCCACGAGATCATCGAGGCCAGCGGCGGGACCAACGTCGCGGCCGAACTCGGCATCGCCGAGTATGAACCGGTCAACGAGGAGATGGTCATCGAGGAGAACCCCGACTGGATCGTCCTCAACACGAACTCGCCGGACCTCCCCGACAGTCCCGCGTACGACGAAACGACCGCCGTTCGGGAGAATCAGACGGTCGTGATCGATATCAACCACCTGAACCGTCCCGCCCCGAGAATCGTCTACGCCATCACCGAACTCGCTCAAACGTTCCACCCGGAGGCGTACGCCGACGCGCGCGCGTCGACCGAGGCGACGGAGACGCCGGCGGAAACGACCGACACGTCCACCGAAACGGCGACGCCGGCGGCCCCCGACGCCCCCGACGATCTGCCCGGATTCGGTGCGCTCGCCGCGCTCGCCGCGCTCATCGGTGGACTCCTCGCAGCGAAACGACGGAGTGAGCGCTCCGAGGAACCGAAGCCCTGAACGTCATCTCCACGTCGCCGTCCTCGACCGAGATCCTGTACGCGCTCCGCGTCGGACCCGTCGCGGTCGAACGGCTTGCTTCGCTGTGTCACCTCGAAACGGGCGGTTCGGCACCGTCCGAGGTCGTCACGCCCTGATCGGCGTTGTGTTCTCCCCGTTTGCGTTCACACGTCGTCGTCGCTGACGCGGACGGTGAGTACCGGGATCTCCGCGCCCCGAACCACGCGCTCCGTGACGCTCCCGAGCAGATACCGATCCAGCCCGCTCCGACCGTGCGTTCCCATCACGATGAGGTCGGCGTCCTCGTCGTCGGCGTACGCCAGTATCGATCGGTGCGGCGTGCCGTCCTCGATCGCCGTCTCGATCTCGACGCCGGCGTCGTCGGCGCGCTCTCGGATCTCCTCCATGGCGTCCTCGCCGATCTGTCTGAGCTTCGCTTCGATCTCGCCGTCCATCATCTCCGGCGCGTAGGGGATGTCCTCAACGACGAAGAGCACGTGCAGCGTCGCGCCGGTCTCGGCCGCGAGTCCGATCGCCTGTTCGACCGCCGGCGTGTTCCCCTGGCTTCCGTCCGTCGGGAGCAAGATTCGCTCGTACATATCCGCGCTATCGGCACGGATATATAAATGCGTACCCCCGCGTCGCAGCGCGTGGGATCGGGCGGCGCTCTCGCGACCGGCTCACGCGTCGCCCTCCGACTGGTACGGCTCCCCGATCGCCTCGCGCGGCAACACGTTGTGTAACCCCGTTTCGAGGTCGTCGACGGCGTCGAACGTCTCGCTGTCGATCTCGGCGATCAGGTCGCCGAGGTTCTCCTCGCCGTCGGCCAACAACAGCGTGACGTCCGAGAACGCGGCGACGGCGCTCGCACGGTCGATCTGACCTCGCTGGCCATGCCATCGGAGTACGAGCCCGTGCGTCTTTATGATATCTCCGGTTCCCACCGTCTCGAAACCGAGCTCCCGCGAGCGGCCCTCACGCGAGCAGCTCGGCGTGCTTCTCGCGGAGCTTCGAGAGCTTCGGGTTGATGTTGACCGTGCAGTACGTGTCGTTCGGGTGTTTCTCGAAGTAGTCCTGGTGGTACTCCTCGGCGGGATAGAACGTTTCCAGCGGCGCGACCTCGGTGACGATCTCGTCGTCGTACAGCGGTTCCAACTCGTCGATCACCGCCTCGACGGTCTCCCGCTGCGCGTCGTCGTGGTAGTAGACGGCCGACCGGTACTGGCTGCCGACGTCCGGGCCCTGCCGGTTCAGCGTCGTCGGGTCGTGGATCGTAAAGAACACTTCGAGCAGGTCCCGGTAGCCGATCGCGTCGGGATCGAACTCGACCTGGACGACCTCCGCGTGGCCGGTTTCGCCCCGGCAGACGGCCTCGTAGCTGGGATCGTCGACGTGGCCACCGGCGTAGCCGGAGGTGACGCGATCGACGCCGCGAAGCTCTTTCAGCGCCGCTTCGATGCACCAAAAGCAGCCGCCGGCGAGGGTTGCGGTTTCGGACATACCGTCGTTTGGGGCTCGACGGGCTTGAATCGTCTCCCTGCAGTTTCCCAACTATCGACGACCGAACAGCCGCTCCCGAAGCGATCGATCGCTCGGCCGCTCGGCCACGAGCACCGAGGTGTCGAGCTCGTTGAGTACCGACAGAGTGAGCGAGCCGCCGACCACCCGTGAGAGGAGCCCCCGCTCGGTCGCCCCGATCACGACGAGGGTGTGCTCCGCGGCAGCGCGTTCGATGGCGGCCTCGACGTCGCCAGTCTCGACGACAACCTCGGCGTCGCCGAGTCCCCGCTCGGCCGTCCAGGTAGTGATGAACCGCCGTCCGGCGTCGGTTTCGCCCTCGTCGGCAACGTACAGGATCGACACCGTCGAACCGAGCGCGTCGCGGAGCGCCCGCGCCACCGCCGCCGAGAGATCCGACGAGTAGCCGCCCGCGGTCGGCAACAGGACTCGGGAGGGGTCGAACTCCCGCTCGTTCAACACGAGAAAGTCACACGGCAGCTCGTACGCCAGTTCGTCGAGCGGGGATTCGGCTCGCCCGCCGGCGAGCCGAGCACCGCCGTACCCCATGACGACCGCGTCGGCGTCGGTCCGCCGGGCGAGATCGAACACCTCTGCGACCGCCCGGTGAGAGAAGACGGTCCTCGTTTCGACCGCGACGCCCATCCCCGCCGAGTCGGCTGTCGCCGCCTCGAGCAACCGCTCGGAGTCGGCCCGGAGCCGATCGTCCTCGGCGGCGGCAGACAACGCCGTCTGATCGGGCACCCGGACGACGTGCGCCGCCAGCACCCGCCCCCCTCGCTGCTTCGCGAGCGCGCCCGCGACGGTGACGAGCGCGGACTCGGTCCGCGGGTTAGCGAGGGCGGCGAGAACGGTCGGTCCGCCGGTCGACTCACCCTCCCGATCGCCCGTCTCGATCATACACTGTCACCGACTCGGCAGCGCGACGACGGGCATCGTCCCCTCGGTGACGAGCCGCATCGAGGTGTCGCCGGAGAGCAGTCGGACGAGCCTGCCACCCTCCCGCGCGACGAAGACGAGCGCCGTCGCCTCGGCGCCCTCGGCGGTCTCGAACAGCGTCTCGACGACGTCCGTTCCGTAGGCCGTCTTCGTCTCCACGTCCGCGTTCTCGCCCAGCGTCTCCTCGACGATCCCGAGGATCTCCGCGGCGTCCTCCTCGCGCTTCGCCAGCGGTGCCTTGTCGATCCCCCCGCCCCCCTTCTCGATGACGTGTACGGCGAGGACGCTCGACACCTCGTCGAGATGTGGTTCGAGCGCCGCACACGTCTGTTCGGCGTCGGCCTCCGTCGCGACGGGCATCACGATACGGGTCAGCAATGACATACTAGATCTCGACGGCGGCGTTTCTTAAGTGGTGTGGCGTCGCGGGGGGTCGTCCACCCGACCGCTCGCATCGCCCGTTCATCACGATAATACGTCCGGGTTCGGTCGAAACGGTCGGATATAAACCGTCCGAGGCCGTTCCCCCGGTAATGACATCCTCCCGACGCGACGACTCAGAGCGTTCGTTGCGAAATTGTTGGCTCACTGGCACACGCCTATGAGCGACGAGGAACTCGCGAAGGACCTTGGGCCGCTCGCCGCGCTCACGATCGGCGTGGGGACGATGATCGGCGCGGGCATCTTCGTGCTTCCCGGGACCGCGGTGCTTCGCGCCGGTCCGCTCGCCGCGCTCACCTTCGTTCTCGGCGGTATGATCGCCATCTTCACCGCTCTCTCGGCGTCGGAACTCGGCACCGCGATGCCGAAATCAGGCGGCGCGTACTTCTACATCAACAAGGCACTCGGCCCGCTGTTCGGCTCGATAAGCGGCTGGGCAAACTGGTTGGGACTGGCGTTCGCCTCCGCGTTCTACATGTACGGGCTCGGCGAGTACGTCAACACGCTCGTCGGCGCGTCCGCGCTGTCGGTCGGGCCGATATTTTTGGAGGCCGCACAGGTCATCGGCCTCGTCGGCGCGCTGCTGTTCATCGCGATCAACTACGTCGGCGCGAAGGAGACCGGGGGGCTCCAGATCGTCATCGTTCTCATGCTGTTAGGCATCCTCGGGCTGTTCACCGTCGTCGGTCTGTTGAACGCCGACATCGAGTCGCTCCGACCGCTCGCGCCGCCCGGTGCAATGGGCGAGGTGTTACCCGTCACCGCCATCGTCTTCGTCTCGTATCTCGGGTTCGTTCAGATCACGTCCGTCGCCGAAGAGATCAAAGATCCCGGCCGGAACCTCCCGCGCGCGGTCATCGGATCCGTCGTCCTCGTGACGGTCGTTTACGGGCTCTTCTTGCTCGTACTGTTGGCGGCGGTGCCGAACGAACTCGTCTCCGGCAACGACACCGCGGTCGTCGACGCCGCCCAACTGCTCTTCGGCCAGTACAGCATATTCGGGTTCGAGTTGGGCGTCGTCGGGTGGGGGCTGTTGCTGTTCGGCGGCCTGCTCGCGACCGCCTCCTCGGCCAACGCCTCGATCCTCTCCTCGTCGCGGATCAACTTCGCGATGGGCCGAGAGAAGATCGTCACGCCCGACCTCAACGAGATCCACGAGCGCTTTGGGACACCGTATCGGTCCATCGCCGTCACCGGCGGGCTCATCCTCGTCTTCTTGATCGGCGGCAACCTCGAACTGCTCGCGACCGCGGGATCGGTGCTTCACCTCGTCGTCTACGGCCTGTTGAACCTCGCGTTGATCGTGATGCGCGAGGCCGAACCACCGGGCTACGACCCCGACTTCGAGGTGCCGCTGTATCCCCTCGTCCCGGTCATCGGCGCGATCACTTCCTTCGCGCTCATCGTCTACATCGAGCCACGCGTCATCGCCCTCTCAGCCGGCCTGGTCGCCTTCGCCGCCCTCTGGTATTTCGGATACGCTCGCAACCACGTCGAATCCCGCGGGGTCCTCGCCAGTTGGATCCTCGATCGATCCGAGGAGATCCCCGACCTCGCCGTCTCGGCCGCGACGTCCGTGCAGCCGGAGGGTGACGATTACCGGGTGATGGTTCCGCTCTCGAACCCCGCGACCCAAAAACACCTCATCACGCTCGCCGCGGCCATCGCGAACCAACGAAACGGGACGGTCGTCGCCGTCAACATCGCGAACGTCCCCGATCAGACCTCCCTCGAGGCGGCTCGCGACCGCGGCGCGTACGACGCGGCCCGCGATCTCCTCGAACGGTCCCAAGCGGACGCGGAGACGCTCGGGGTCGAGGTCGAAACGCACGTCGTCCTCTCACACCGGGGCTTCGAGGAGATCTTCGATGCCGCCCGAACGTTCGGCGCCGACATCACCGTGATGGGCTGGGGCGAGGATCCCCACGGATCACCGGGGCGAGCCGAATCCGCGCTCGACGAACTGGCGTACGATCTGCCCTGCGACTTCCTCGTCTACCGCGATCGGGGATACGACCCCTCGCGAATTCTCGTCCCGACGGCCGGCGGTCCGGCCTCGGATCTCTCCGCGGCCGTCGCCCGGACGCTTCGGTCGGAGTTCGACTCGACAGTGACGCTCCTCCACGTCGCGGACGACGAGGTCGCTGGCCGCGCCTTCATCGAGGAGTGGGCTGAAGCACACGAGCTCGCTGACGCCGAGCTGCGCATCGAGACCGGTGACGTGGAGGCCGCCATCGAACGCGCCGCGAAGGATTCGACGATGCTCGTCATCGGCGCGACCGAGCGGGGGCTCCTCTCGCGGCTCGTGCGCGGGTCGCTCGTGTTGGACGTGCTCTACGACGTGGACTGTTCGGTGCTGTTGGCCGAGCGGAAACACGAGCGCGGACTTCGAGAACGGCTCTTCGGGTCCTCGACGGGTGACTCCCGGCGAGACGCCGGCGGCGGCGATTGACGGCCAATCCGTGAAACGCTTCGATCGACCGCGGTTCAGGACGTGGTAAATCCGGCCGCGTCGTCGTACTCTTCGAGCACCCACTCGAGCTCCTCGATCGCCCGAAGGACCGCGATTTCGGCCGTGTCCTCGAGCTCGGATGACGGCGGGTCGTAGTCGTCGTATCTCGATTCCAGCTGCTCGATCCGTTCGCGGATTTCGGCTTCGGTTCGCATGCTAGAACGGTTCGTCGGAGCCCTCTTTGCGTTTGCGGCACCGTGCGATCGGCACAACGGCAAAGCCCTTCGAGCGCCAAGACAGGCCATGGACGATGGCATTCCCACGACCGACGTCGAATGGCGCGAACGACTCACCGACGAGGAGTACCGAATCCTCCGCGAACAGGGGACCGAGCCGAAGTTCTCCGGCGAGTACCTCGGCAAACACGACGACGGGTCCTATCGGTGTGCCGGCTGCGGTGCCGAGCTCTTCGACTCGGAGACGAAGTTCGACTCGAACTCGGGCTGGCCATCGTTTTACGACGCCAAGGAGGGGGCCGTCGAACTCCGCGAGGACCGCAGCCACGGCATGGTGCGAACGGAGGTCGTTTGCGCGCGCTGTGGCGGTCACCTCGGCCACGTCTTCGACGACGGCCCCGATCCGACCGGCAAGCGCTACTGCATGAACTCCGTCGCCCTCGACTTCGACGACGGGGCCTGAGCTTCGCTCCGCATCCCGAGATTTATATACCATCGCGGGACCAGACGGCCCGTGCGCTGACCGACGGACGGCGATCCGCCGAGGCGGGAGCGCGGTGGACGGATCGCCGGAGCGAGCCCACCGCCTGTTCGCACGTGTGACTACGGTTGAGAACCGTCCCGTCACCACCCCCGCCGATTTATACGTGGAAATCCAACACGCCCCCATGACGGGTCTTTCGCTCGACGCGGCGCAACTCGACCGTTACTCCAGACACATCATCATGGACGAGATCGGCCCCGCGGGTCAAAAGCGGCTGCTCGACGCATCGATCCTCTGTATCGGCGCCGGCGGGCTCGGCTCGCCGATTCTCCAGTATCTGGCGGCCGCGGGCGTCGGGACGATCGGAATCGCCGACAACGACGTCGTCGAGCGCTCGAACCTCCAGCGGCAGGTGATCCACGGC encodes the following:
- a CDS encoding M50 family metallopeptidase, translated to MSGVDSRETFFAVVCDVWGMFKGFRVGSIAGIPIRLDVTLLLILPVLAYLIGNAMAEVVDALNAGLEAGLDAAVLTEGLVPWGLGLAAAIGLFVCVLLHELGHAAVARRYGYEIESITLWLLGGIARTEEQPRRWNHELWIALAGPVVSVALGVGCFFAFEAVLSDPVRFVLGYLAVLNVVLAGFNMIPAFPLDGGRVLRALLGRTRTHAAATERAVGIGKFLAIVLGLFGVLAFNPFLVAVAFFVYIAAAAEGRQTAIEATFEGVRVRDVMTPVAQIRTVEPTHSLADVLDRMFSERHTGYPVLDDGVLVGIVTLDDIRDVDPDSRAMVTVGETMSAKLETVAPDAEAMDAMRRIGSSDVGRLPVVDDDGALVGLVTRSDLVTAMNVIRERRSAGAADAAAK
- a CDS encoding helix-hairpin-helix domain-containing protein, with the protein product MPELSVSDAQLERLDDIAAELEAVYVGEYGTVRPADALEYLLDTYTPPDADAAEGDAKPADATVETLTGIDGVGEVTATSLAAAGFRSIEAVRDADPEALADVEGIGREQAIDIAAAAATVEDRAGKSADGADAGDGNAGEERDGTESPEDTLQQAMSLLDAHDDRWRESGGEEPYEVDLPDGSTTGVRTKDDIKRLIFKHWR
- a CDS encoding PGF-CTERM-anchored ABC transporter substrate-binding protein, translating into MQRWLLVLLAGLLVCASVAPVSGVPTANEPFSPGQSLTADQCTFPFETTDGTGTTVNLSEEPERVVTLNPSTAQTMWEIGAEEKVVGLTKHAMNLDGAEKRTNISTDGQTINPEAVVALEPDLVLAPSSQMVTEELVEVLRNAGLTVYYYPSAESIDDVRERTRLTGQLVGECEGAAETVAWMDEELAVVEAAVDGHERPDVLYTFFGYTAGSDTFIHEIIEASGGTNVAAELGIAEYEPVNEEMVIEENPDWIVLNTNSPDLPDSPAYDETTAVRENQTVVIDINHLNRPAPRIVYAITELAQTFHPEAYADARASTEATETPAETTDTSTETATPAAPDAPDDLPGFGALAALAALIGGLLAAKRRSERSEEPKP
- a CDS encoding universal stress protein; this translates as MYERILLPTDGSQGNTPAVEQAIGLAAETGATLHVLFVVEDIPYAPEMMDGEIEAKLRQIGEDAMEEIRERADDAGVEIETAIEDGTPHRSILAYADDEDADLIVMGTHGRSGLDRYLLGSVTERVVRGAEIPVLTVRVSDDDV
- a CDS encoding DUF5789 family protein translates to MDRASAVAAFSDVTLLLADGEENLGDLIAEIDSETFDAVDDLETGLHNVLPREAIGEPYQSEGDA
- the msrA gene encoding peptide-methionine (S)-S-oxide reductase MsrA; translated protein: MSETATLAGGCFWCIEAALKELRGVDRVTSGYAGGHVDDPSYEAVCRGETGHAEVVQVEFDPDAIGYRDLLEVFFTIHDPTTLNRQGPDVGSQYRSAVYYHDDAQRETVEAVIDELEPLYDDEIVTEVAPLETFYPAEEYHQDYFEKHPNDTYCTVNINPKLSKLREKHAELLA
- a CDS encoding universal stress protein; translation: MIETGDREGESTGGPTVLAALANPRTESALVTVAGALAKQRGGRVLAAHVVRVPDQTALSAAAEDDRLRADSERLLEAATADSAGMGVAVETRTVFSHRAVAEVFDLARRTDADAVVMGYGGARLAGGRAESPLDELAYELPCDFLVLNEREFDPSRVLLPTAGGYSSDLSAAVARALRDALGSTVSILYVADEGETDAGRRFITTWTAERGLGDAEVVVETGDVEAAIERAAAEHTLVVIGATERGLLSRVVGGSLTLSVLNELDTSVLVAERPSDRSLRERLFGRR
- a CDS encoding universal stress protein, with product MSLLTRIVMPVATEADAEQTCAALEPHLDEVSSVLAVHVIEKGGGGIDKAPLAKREEDAAEILGIVEETLGENADVETKTAYGTDVVETLFETAEGAEATALVFVAREGGRLVRLLSGDTSMRLVTEGTMPVVALPSR
- a CDS encoding amino acid permease, translating into MSDEELAKDLGPLAALTIGVGTMIGAGIFVLPGTAVLRAGPLAALTFVLGGMIAIFTALSASELGTAMPKSGGAYFYINKALGPLFGSISGWANWLGLAFASAFYMYGLGEYVNTLVGASALSVGPIFLEAAQVIGLVGALLFIAINYVGAKETGGLQIVIVLMLLGILGLFTVVGLLNADIESLRPLAPPGAMGEVLPVTAIVFVSYLGFVQITSVAEEIKDPGRNLPRAVIGSVVLVTVVYGLFLLVLLAAVPNELVSGNDTAVVDAAQLLFGQYSIFGFELGVVGWGLLLFGGLLATASSANASILSSSRINFAMGREKIVTPDLNEIHERFGTPYRSIAVTGGLILVFLIGGNLELLATAGSVLHLVVYGLLNLALIVMREAEPPGYDPDFEVPLYPLVPVIGAITSFALIVYIEPRVIALSAGLVAFAALWYFGYARNHVESRGVLASWILDRSEEIPDLAVSAATSVQPEGDDYRVMVPLSNPATQKHLITLAAAIANQRNGTVVAVNIANVPDQTSLEAARDRGAYDAARDLLERSQADAETLGVEVETHVVLSHRGFEEIFDAARTFGADITVMGWGEDPHGSPGRAESALDELAYDLPCDFLVYRDRGYDPSRILVPTAGGPASDLSAAVARTLRSEFDSTVTLLHVADDEVAGRAFIEEWAEAHELADAELRIETGDVEAAIERAAKDSTMLVIGATERGLLSRLVRGSLVLDVLYDVDCSVLLAERKHERGLRERLFGSSTGDSRRDAGGGD
- the msrB gene encoding peptide-methionine (R)-S-oxide reductase MsrB produces the protein MDDGIPTTDVEWRERLTDEEYRILREQGTEPKFSGEYLGKHDDGSYRCAGCGAELFDSETKFDSNSGWPSFYDAKEGAVELREDRSHGMVRTEVVCARCGGHLGHVFDDGPDPTGKRYCMNSVALDFDDGA